In Edaphobacter aggregans, the sequence GCTGATCCGCGAAGCCTCGCCGACTTCGAAGATATTGTTTCTGAGCGCGCATTATTCCCAGGATGTAATGCGAGAGGCTTTGCGGATTGGCGCGGCGGGCTACCTTGCGAAAGCGGACGCTCGACGCGATCTGCTGCCTGCGATAAGGGCTGCATTACGTGACGAAGAGTTCCTCCGCTTTACAACTTTGCCTGACTCCGAAGGGGAAGCTTTCTGAGGAGTAAGGTGTTTTGCACATTCGGCTTTTATTGCTGAGTCGCTGGTGGATGGGGGGCAAAATGTTGGGGTGTTGCGAACGCTGGCTGTGGGGTAGCTGGCAATAGGCCGAAGATGGCTACGCCGTTCTGGGTTCCGACGTAGACTTTGCCGTTGACGATCATTGGGGTGATGAATTTGTTTCCGTTGCCGAAGGCGTCGCGTGCGTTGGCGGCTTGATTGCTGTTGTAGAACTCGTGCGCGAGATTAGCTGGGTCATAAGCGTGTAGGACGCCAGGGCTTGTGAGGCTGGATTCGAGGGCCCAAACGATGCCGTTCTGGGTGCCGTTGGCGGAGATCGATGGCGTGGGCCCGGGATGCGGGAATTTGATTGTGGTCTGACTGGATGGACTGAGTGCCATTTGTGCATTGATCAGAGGGAAAGCCTTTAGGTTGTCGCCGTCGGCTGCGTAGTAGAGCACGCCATTGAAGTAGGCAGGTGTGGAATAGACGAGGCCGGCCATCGCACCGGTGAGCTGCTGGTAGATGTTGCTGTCCATGGGGTCGGTGGCGGGATTGAATTTGCCGAGGTTGTCTCGGTCGGCGAGATAGATGTTCTTGTCTTTGCCTGCGCCCACTATGAGATGATGCACGATCCCATTTGCGTCGGCCTGGTCTGGCAGGAGTAGGGGGCCGCCGGAGCCGAGATCGAGATCTTCGTTGGATTCTGATTCGGTGTTGTACATGTCGAAGTAATCGACTACTGCGAGTTTGCCAGTTGTCGAGAGCTTTACCATGGCATTGCCGTAGTCGCCTTTGGTGGGGAAACCGTTGGCATCGAGGGTTGTGTCGAAGGTGCCGTTGGCATCGAGGAGATAGATGTTGCCCTGGCTGTCGGCTGCTATACCACCGCCGCTCATCCAGATGGAGCCCTCGTGGCCGTTTGGTGTGAGATTTAATAACTGCGTTGGCTGCAGGGTTGACTCGCTGTAGGCCATGACCCAGCTGGTGTAGAGGCCTAGATCGCAATGCGAGGTCCAGCCCATGTAGATATTGCCGTTGAGGAGGAGGAGCGCTGCTCGCTCGGCGTATTGGGCAGGATCGAAGACTACGTTGCCGTTTTGGGTGTTATCGCCTGTGCCGGGGTAGGTTGCGGTGATTTCGGTTGGGCTGCCGGTGATCTCCGCTCCAGTGGTGATGTCGAGTGCATGCAGGCGCTGGTGATATGCGCCGGTTGCGTCCTTGCTCATGCCGACGGTGAAGAGCGTACCGTTTTGTCCTTGTTTGCGGTCGATTACGGGCGTTGCGGTGACTCCGATCTCGGGCGTGATTTGTGAACACCCGTGATCGTCGCTCGTTGTCTCGGCGCTCCCGAGGACTGAGGTCTTCCAGAGTTGAGCAGTGGTGTCGGCATCGAAAGCGTAGACGCTGCTATGTTCGGTTGCAACGTAGAGGACATTGCGAGGCCGGCCATTTATGGTCACATTGGCGAGGTAAAGGGGTTCGGCGTCGACTTTGCCGTCGACGGCGTCGAAGCCGATCTTACCGAATTGAGTGGAGTTTACGTTGCTCTGCGTAAGGATGGTTTCTTGTGCGTTGAGTCCGTCGCGCGCGATGTTGTAGTGATAGGTGGTCACGTCTGGCGCACTGGGTGTAGGCGCGGCTTGTACGGTCAAGGCGAGC encodes:
- a CDS encoding response regulator transcription factor — its product is MAFVRILVVDDFEAWRRSIISILEQDREVEVIHEASDGLEAVRMCEELQPDLVLLDIGLPKLNGVEAARLIREASPTSKILFLSAHYSQDVMREALRIGAAGYLAKADARRDLLPAIRAALRDEEFLRFTTLPDSEGEAF